The DNA region CGACGCGGTCGGCGAACCGTTCGGGCAGCGCCGCGTCCGGGTCCAGCGCGAAGCGGGCGATCTTCACGGCGTGGTCGGCGACCCGCTCGAACTGCCGGCAGGCGTAGTAGTACTCGAACAGTTCGTCGCGCTGGTGGTCGAGCTTCTCGACCTCGTGGAGGTCGGTGAGCGCCCGCCGGAAGTGCCGGGTCACCATCGCGAACAGTTTGTCGGCCTCCGCCTCGCGGTCGACCACCCGTTCGGCCAGCGCCGCGTCGCCCTCGACCGCGGCCGTCACCGCGTCGCGGTGCATCGCGAGGGTCACCAGCCGGAGCCGGAGCGCGCTCTTGCGCACGTCCACGTTCTCGGCGTCGATGAGGTTCGTGAGCCGGATCCGCGTCTCCGAGGCCTCCAGCAGTTCGAACCCCGACAGCTCGGCGACAGTGTCCTCGACCAGCGCGCGCCGGTCGCCGTCGTGGCCCGTCGTGTCGGCGAGCGTCACCTCGTCGAACCCGACGGCGTGCAGCGCCCGGATCCGCTGTGCGACGGCGCTGTCGCTGCTCGTCGACACGTCGACCGTCGCCGACCGCGTCTCCTCGGCGCGCTCGGCGGCCGGCTCCACAAGCAGTGACCCGTCGGCGTTCGGGTACAGCGACAGGACCGACCCCGCCTCGATCCCCTGTTCGTTCGCCCAGGCCTTCGGCAGCGACACCGTGTACGTCGTCCCGCCGGACAGCTGGACCTTTCTCGTCTCCATACGCTGTCGGATCC from Halosimplex halophilum includes:
- a CDS encoding phosphate signaling complex PhoU family protein; this translates as METRKVQLSGGTTYTVSLPKAWANEQGIEAGSVLSLYPNADGSLLVEPAAERAEETRSATVDVSTSSDSAVAQRIRALHAVGFDEVTLADTTGHDGDRRALVEDTVAELSGFELLEASETRIRLTNLIDAENVDVRKSALRLRLVTLAMHRDAVTAAVEGDAALAERVVDREAEADKLFAMVTRHFRRALTDLHEVEKLDHQRDELFEYYYACRQFERVADHAVKIARFALDPDAALPERFADRVVSLGSDACGVVDEAGDVILADAGVEAAHSALAGRDELVSATERLDRDLYDHDAPGEAHTAGLVLDSLRRTAEYGANVAAVAIQQVSRQEFDFERAPPASH